The Rhododendron vialii isolate Sample 1 chromosome 1a, ASM3025357v1 region TTTGGTCTGGAGACTGAAATTTATAAGAAATTTCTTTAATACTTTGATTGTTAATTTTACAGAGCCCACGTGCGTAAAGACTAGTGTTTCCCTATGATGCCATAATGCCAGCATGTAGAGTggctttcttttaaaaaatgagtaTCATTTAAAATGATATGAGCTTGAATATGTTTCTTGGAAATGATGAATACTCCACATAATATATGATATTTGAGTTTGTTATAAATATAGGTAATTGAGAAATTCGCAAAGATTGATATGCTTCTCAAAGTCAAGGGGTAGATGAAGAGGAGAAGTTCGAAGTCCAAGTACACAAGAACAATGAAGGTATCATCGGTTTGAATCAGATGGAGCATTATAATTCTTGGACTCATTCAAAAGTAAGAATCATGCAGCCGCTTGACAAACTAATAACATTTGGTGTTATCACCCCTACTCTTTTTGGCCGTTAGAAGGgtctttgtattcttttttatgctttcaagtAATTGAGGGGTCCAACAGGATGGCAGTGTTTATGTGCCACTTGGATCCTTGTGTCCGTTTGAAAATGCTGGAACTGCTTCCCAACTGTTGTATGCTAATATAGGTTTTTTGAACTAAGGAAATAAGCTTCTAAATTGTAACAACTACTGAATTTGGCATTTGAAATGCAGAAACTATTATTCTAAATGCTGACACCGGTTCCCAATTTGTTGAAACTGTATTTGAATTGCTGAAATTGGTTCAAACTATTGCTCTTTTCCTAATATAAAGCTGGCTTTCGAACTACTAAATTGCAGGAATGGCTGAAATTGGTCCTCTAAATTGCGGAGATAAGAATTGTGTAATACCTAAACTGGTTGCTTTTAGGCGAAGCATACAATATAATGACTACCTAAAAGATGAGGGAGGGAAAGGTTTCTTTTACCAATTGCTCACAGTTTGCTTAGTATATCCATTTTGACCTCTCGTTAAATTAAATGACAAGCAATTTTCTATGACTCATCAACTCTTAGGCTCAGATTCATATGATCTAATCAACAGGGAAAGCAAGTGCATTTTCTAATGGACGGAACTTGTATGGAACTTATATAGCATTGGGAGGATGAAACACAGGATGGAACACTCAAATAGGGGCTGGAATGCAGAATGTTCGAAAGTTTTAAATACACGTTAAATATCATGGATCCTCACCGGATTCCTCGTCAATTTCAATACTATTTCTTCTAGAGCTACAAAGTGAACGCTGGAGGGACAAAAGATATGAAATGTGTAAATAGAAAatgatttcaaagaaaaataacaaaaaattaccACGTGCGTTGTACGTGTAACTCCACTAGTTGGTTACAAATATGTTGCATGATTTCAAGCACTACGGAGGTTGTGCACCGTGGCCAACGTCTATAAGAGCAAGAAACAGAGAAGATAAAAAGGTTCAATCGACACACAACTTCAATCTCTTGCTTCAATTATCTTTCTTTTGGCTCCGGCCACACTGTGTTTATTTTCTACACATTTCAATTTCGGCAACTTCGTAGTTGCTTGTAAGATTTATTATTTTCGGTACTGGAGATCCTGAGCATTTCCATTTCAACGACGTTCTCTACGTTTGAGCACCGCTTTCATCTCTTTAATAATGGAAAACCCCGAGCGTTTTCCATTTCTATGGCGTTTACAAGGTTCGAGTACCGTGCCTGTTCTTCTCTCTACATCACTTAGAGAAAATGGTAAAGTCCTCTTCCACATAGGCAAAAAAGAACCAGAGGTGGATTTCATGTACCGCACGCTACTCGCCTGTTCAGAAGTCAGAATCAGACTCTCTAGCCTAATTCATGTTTGGATCACGTCACGGTCTTGACATATCACACGGCCAAGGCATTTGTTTCGCTTTTTTTCGAGGGAAACACTATTAGACCATAGGTTGAAAGACACCAAAACCATTGTCCAACAATAAAATGTCGAAAAAGAAATCCACCTTGTTCATAGAAAAGCATGGAATACGGTCTGAGGTTGCTTTCCTCTTCTGGAAAAAGACactgttttttttaagttttcactTCTTTGGCCCCCTACATTTCGAAAAAGCTAATTCTctgtctctgttttttttcaaattttttgtatttgttcgTTCCTTATGGATAaccgaggtttttttttttaatccgagaggttgttttttcaattattatttttaagtgtGCACTTCCATGTCATATTTGATTACAGATACCTGGAAATTGGAAAATGCCAATTGAAGTACAACCAgtttatttgaaagaaatatatgcatgatctacaacaaaaaaacacatttcaAAAGTCCAAATTTTGTTacctatttattatttttggtgaCACAAGAAGAAGTGTCATTGTATCCATGACACTGAGTCAAGGATGGCAAAATTGTGTAGTTGTCACGGAATGTTGTCAACAGTGACAAAAATTTGGTGTCACTAAAGACAGATTTTCCATGACACAATTGTCACCGAAAGTAACAGTGACAACAATATGGTGTCACGAAAGAGAGATTTTCTGTGACACAGTTGATTATGTCAAGGAAAGTAACGATGATAGCACCATGTTGCCACAGAAGATAGATTTTTCTATGACAAAGGTTGTTACTGAAAGTATCTACCATGACAACCAATTGTGTGTCACCAATAATGTTACGGCCTAGTATTTTcgtttattttaattatttatattgcCATTATTAATTGGTGTTATGATTGGGTCCCAACTAATTATTTTGTGCGCGCTATGGATATTGTTGACacgattgtaatatttggggtatgagattgattttggataaaatagTGGTAGCAGATGGTAATTTTATATAAATGATGTTACGTTCTatctaattaactaattagctaTAATATAGGGAGGAGTGGGTAGTTTTACGAAGTTAGGAGATATTTTCACGGTATAGGGTTTTATTTGGGCAGAGCATCTGacgttcagagagagagagagagagagagctgcagTCGAGGTTTTGCGTGGTGGAAGATTGCTGAAGTGGTTTGTTTATTGTCCTTCTTGttctcttttccttctcttccttTTCCACGTTACAGTAGTTTAGGGGTTTTCAGCTAGAAAacaacttggtttttttttggtggtgtaAAGATCAGTGGAgttaatgaaggaaaaaaatgggGTTTGgttcgttttcttttttatgctAATGGACCATGGAGTTGGAGGTGGTTTGTGCGGTGTGCATGTGGGCTTGGGTGATTGGGGTAGTATAGGTGAATGGGACAAGTGTATGAGAATTTAGTTACGTTATTATTGAATGTGGGATTATGGGATTTGGATGTTTTGGTTCATGGAACAGAAGAGTTTTGGCGGTAGTGCCATGGGTTTGTGCACGTGGACCCTTAGACTTGGAATTACAATGATGGGTTCTTCTAATTGAGGTTGAGTTGGATTAGTCTTAGGTTAGAAGAGTATTTTTCTTAGGGAGTTTTCTTATTGCTACAGATTATATTATATTGATACAATTAGTGATAATAGTGCTACATGATTCTTGTTCAGGTTAGACTCGTTTCGCATCGTTGTTCATTTGCATTACATTTGGAtccaggtgagtagttaagtatatattacatattttcGAAAGTTCCCTGTGTCCCTTAagtatttccttcagaaatttatatgaatgttatttggagactcaaaactgtttataagttgttctataaattggcatgtgatgaattttctgagattaattgttaatattctttttggtgagaacttggtggatattaatgggaacataagtccagggaaattatttCTTCTCGTGTTGGTGACCCTAGCCATTGGGGAAAAAAccgtgttaggccggtgaccctaatacTCAACGACTTTCTTTCgccggatcgtcttagggaaaagtaccacgggttgccaaccctggtgactctaagttcgatattggatccaaatttgatgagatttattttggccatggtactatttgattgtggttccccattgttgatggagttagtgttgtgatcaccaccaagaatatttattggttaaatgcttcattgattaatttattattctgttggacacctcgtatgccaatttatgtttaatggtaaattattttcatccccgctttcaactttatttaatagACATACTTGCTATTTACTGAGCTCGACAGCTAACGGATTTTTATCCAACTTATTTTCCAGGCAAGTTGAGGAGTTAGATAAGGACTCTGGCGATATCTCggggatttctttttattgaccTCCATATGCATTTACTATAAAGATTTTAATCATCGCTTCCACACTTTGTATATCTTTTGAGTAAAATGGGATTACTATATTGTTGGTGGTAAATTTTTATTGGCTGGTTCATGGGGGGTTTGGCCCCATGTTTATGATTGAGATTTATTTGGCTttggatttatttaataaaaaaaattattattgttcGACAACTTATTTTATTCTAGGCTACGTGTTACACATGGCCTTGTGGTACCCAGCCGGTCACTActcatttttggggtgtgacaaatAACCTATCATAGTAGTACACACACAACAGTGACAATCTACTTTGTCACAAAAAATAGGACTTTAGCACCAATACACGCTTTATTTCATATATTGTTTTCACCTGCTTACGaagtttctgatttttttttatatcttatGATTCAACTTAGCAAAACTTAAATTGCGAAGAAGCAAAatatcattcaaatcaaatatccaatAAGTCAACATTCATCATCCAACTTCAAAACATTCATCCTCCAATAATAACCACTTCAAACTTAACAGCATTACTGAAACTACAAAACATCCATATCCATGGTGTGTCCAATGacaaaaagaactcaaaacaagtgtttcatttaactaccaaaaagtcttcaactccatcttggTTAACTACCAAAAAGCAACTTCATCTCCTTACTTACTTATACAAAATTGCAGCAGAAAAAAAGAGATGCAATTACACCTGAAAGAAATTTCATGTACTCTATTGGTTAACTACCAAAATATGCTTCATGTACTCTCTTTGTGACTCGAACAAATTTCACCTGCACAAGCAGTAAACGGATACAAAAAATTGCAGTCTTTTGAAAGAAACATCAAAGTACTCAATAGTTATGAGAACTAATATAACCAAATACAAACTTACTGCATAGGCCATCTTGTCAATCATCTCCTTCACAATTTGATACATAGTGGGCCTAGcctaaaaagggaaaaaagaaaattcatgtcTTGTAGCGTAATCATGTAGAAGAGGAAAAATAGTTTCCCAATTGACCCTTACAATGTGGACATTGCGTAGGGAGTTCACATAGCTCGCTATTTTTCACTTGCATAGGGAGTTCTATTTCAAATTCATATAATTCTACAAAAACCAAAGCTGTATCCCTGAATAACTGAAGCACATGCACAACTCAGAGCAGAGAAATGAATGTgaaacaataacaacaacaaaaaattcataagGACATTTCATTAGATAGTGACCGAAAGACAATGGAATAATACCTCATCGTTGTACGGCCGGGGAATCGAATCCATTGGCCATGGGAGAATGCGAAGCAGGACTTGAATGGGCGAAACAGTAAGGGAATCGACGGTCAGTGTTGAGATGACCTTTTTGATCTGGCGAATTGTAGATCTCGAGCCCTTCATCGCCATCATCGTCGTGGACATCGAGCATGATTTTGTGGAGGTTTTCTTTCCAATTCGCGATTGAAATCCACATCATCAAATCCCCCAACAAACCCCTCGACAGATacaataccaaaaaaacaatCAGAATTATAAAACCCCTATTTGGCAAAAAAATGCCGAAAACCCCTTATATGTTTGTTGTTGCTTTTTCATGGTCCATTTTATGtgacaaataaaaaacatgtctcttctctctttctcacaaCTCAAATGGCGTGAAAAccctaaaacaaaaaacacaaacgGAGAACCGTACCTCATCCTGGTCGTCAGACTCTTCGGCGCACTTGATCTCCGACTCGATGACTTTGAGGAGCGACTCGTCAAAACTCGGTCGCGAAGAGTAGTGATTCACCAACGGGAACAAACTCCTAGACAGCTGTCGAGAGACGCCGCCGCTGTCACCAACGTGATAGGAGGCGGCTATGTCACCAGTGAGAGGAGATGGAAACAAGGGGAGGCCAAATTGAATACAACCATACACTATATCACTGTTGAAACAGCCACCGTtcgactgagagagagagagagacgtaccacTATTAGATTAAGGGGAtcaattgagagagaaaggggattGAGTCAGTGAGCTGTGAAACGAATCGATTTTTCTTGTAAATGCGGGGAAAAATATCCACGAAATCGGAAGATTGGAGAGTGGAGGAATACCAGAAATCACAAAGCGAGCTTTTCCGTCGTCCATGGTGGTTGTGGTGCCGCCGAGTTCGGCAAGGAAGGGGGCCAAGTTTGAGTCTTCAGTGTGAATGGAGGGTGCAGCGTAAGTGGAGAGAGGCAGCCTATGAGTAGAGCAAAAATAGGGCTTATTTTTTGTGACAAGCAAAGACACAtgaaacgacgtcgtttcaCATGGCATAACTTTTCATTTAACGCGCCAAAATGAATAGCAACCGGGAGTGCGAAAATTCAGATCTTTTAGTGACAACTCTATGCTTGTCACCGAAACATGTCTTCAGAgacaaattttttgtcaccgaaTCTCCTCTTTATTTGGCACACTAGCTGCTGGTTACCTAAGGGTTTTTGGTGACAAGCACTGAAATTTTTAATCACCATTGAATATATTTCGTGTCAACaccaattttttgtcaccaaagtgTGTCATCAAATGTGTTTTTGGTTGTATGTTGTATTTAATATGCCTAATTGTTTGCAGAATATTGATAATCATTCCAGATACCAAGTCTATGGCCATGGGTGGAGCCGAACCATTCTATGGGCATCATCCGTGTGAAACCGAGAGTGAGCCCTGCATGCCGGTCGGTGCCTATAGCATTTTCCAGGTGGAGCCGAAAGATGGCAAGCAAGATCACCTGAACCACTGACTCAATTTTTTCTGTAGGCTAGGATTACTAAAAATTCTATTGGCGTTATTTCATTTATCACTCTCCAAAGTTGAAGTTTATCAAATTTGTTCAGATACTACATTACATGTACTATTACATGTACTATTTATTTGGGCCAGAACAGGGTAAAAAAACAACCTCACTATAATTTACATGCAACTTGGGACAAGGATGTGGGGCTCAGGACCTGATATATATTTTGCATCAAAACATCTGTCATCAATAAAAGGAGATGACAAAGAATTAAAATGCACAAAACTCTCTTGATATGTGGCTGCATTCTTTGCCAAAAGATCAGTGACCGGCGCCTGATTGGCCTCATTGTTGCGAGAAGTTATTTGAAGACTATGAAACATGTGTTATATGGGGCGAGAGACATTATTGCAGTACTCGTTGTAGCCATCCCACTTATTGTTCCtgcaaaattttagaaaaagaaaaacactgaACACCATTAGAGAATCAGATTCAACTCTGTCGGTCCATTGttgatttggacaggaccgttCGGTCACATATCTCAATTCTACCAAAAATAAGTGAAACAAATCCCTTAACGCAAAGAACTTCCAACTTATTAAGCGTTGAGTCATTCAATAATCTAGCAAGAAACAGAAAAAGATGGTCTCATAAACGGCTAGGAAAAAGAGTACCACCAACCAACTTTTGTCAAAGTAAATATGTTTGGTTTCCTATCAACGTAAAATATGTTGCTTTTTGCATTACTCATTGTTCGGATTTCCGTGGGAAAAATGTTCGGATTTGAGATGAGATAGTCATAGTTTTTGATTAACGAAAACTCACTTGTTTGCCATGAATCTATAATTTATCCTTCAACTAGCAAGTGTTAACGATTTGAACCCAACTAATATATTGAAATAACAATAACTTAGCGACGAGATTACagacaaaaatttgaaaagcaaTATATCTACGTTTATAGTCTAGTAAAACAATCATAAAAACATCGGGTTATTGGcatttttggtccccaaagtattagtCGCGTGCCGTTTTGGTCCCCAAACATACCAATTGTAATAATTTCGTCCCCAACgtttcaattttgtgtttaaaggGTCCCCGCAGGTGACGCCGTCGCCTCTCTCCGTTAAATTGGTTAGATAAACTACAAATATCACCCTTAAGGTTTATATTTGCATTACAATAAAGCCCCTACTTAATTTCTACAAGGCTTATATTTGGATTTCTTTGATTTCTGTCaacttttttttgggattattgattcattttgatgagaggaatccaAAAGATGAAAAATCACTAtcaattattgattcatctcaatgaGAGAAATTCAAGAGGTGAAAAATCAGTATCTGATAAGccctcaatagtgtaaataaatggGCTTATCGATCCCTATTTTGTCACTCTCACGTGCGTAACTTGCTTTATTTAGATGATATTGCACGGAGGTTGTGTTTTTGTGAGTTATAGGTAAAATGTGGAAATAAGAcgttttgaacgccaaggaaatCAACCCGGGAGCATCCAAAGACCCAAGGCCACATGGCATCCCGCCACCGAGTCCCAAGGAGCATGTAAAGAAGGGTCGAAGGCTATTCGGGTCATCAAAGGGGCCgttggaaagaagaaaacaattcggAAGCTTTCTGCCAGCGATGTACCTGTACCGATAAAAGCTGTACCTGTACATCGCGGACAGATTTGGTTCAAAATGCTGTGAAACAAGCGATGTACCGGTATTAGGTTTTCACGATACCGGTACATGCtggaaaaaaatctactttttgtGCCCgacttttgtaactttttagggGCATTTAGGACCTTTGTAACTCGTTTTTAaggggctataaatacccccagacCTGATTGGAGTAGGTGATCTTCATcttttgcactttctctctctacctccattaatagagctctcacctctctcctCATTTATGCTTTGAGAAGGATTTTAAGCACGATCCGTTTACTTCCGAAGCATttggtcttcattaaagttgtaaggaatctcgttctcttcgaggatcttgtctttatttcgaatttaatcaatgtttaATTTTCTCCTAATCTTTACCCTTGctcatttcatgtcttctttcgatatgtgtgagtagtgtagtaaggttaggttgtgggatggttaacatcccgtaaccaaggatgtagcttgttcttcttttgtaaaattccattttctagcttaaacatggcttaggactaattttatgtaccaaaacttagaggtgttaatctTTTTGATCAAGTGTAGGCAAGGGTTATGCtatttgccacatttgatgcttggagctatgtccctctttgtgtttgttaaaatgaatcAAAACAGCCCTAGTCATGTTTAACACCGTtgttaagaaaagaagaatcgaGTTTATCCTTACGTTATGGGTGTTAATTATCCCcaaacctagcctttagtttaatctccaattaaaaagccgtagttaggttaagtagccacttTCTAAATCGCttagttggccgtctcaacgccgaattttggttggcggtcctaacgccaaaattctctacgcaagctaatctcctaaccaagttatggatgcgctccctgtggattcgaccccggacttccgggttttattatgctttcaaccgacctagccctacgcttggggtattcttattgcaacacactttaaggtcgcaagcgttttttggcgccgttgccggggagcgctttcttttatagcttattttGGAGGTTCGTCAATCCATTGTAAGTATCTCGTTAATTTTAACTTTGCGTGATTTATACTTAAtctagcggatacctctaacttgaGTTTCTCAAACgtgaggtttaacgaagctagAGTAAGTACAAatcaccttttcttttattgtcttttcttatcgaggcggcggcatagcccctcgtAGCTGTTGTTaggaggtggcggcatagcccctcttgtCTGTTTGCTTTATCCTTGTTGGCCATTAATTCTCGAGAAGGGTTTTTAAAGTGTATGCGTGGTGGTCATCGTGGAGCCTTTCGGAGCCCAACTTCTAAAAGGCTTCATagatctttttctcctcctcgaCCCAAAACTCCTCGTCGGGTTCGAGCAAGGACGCCACCACCCCAAAGAACTCCTTTTTCTGTAAGAACCCCTCCTCGAGAAAGAATGGCCGGAAACGGTGAAGGCGAGATGCCGCCGGTTGTGCCCGAAAGGACTATGAGCGACTATTTGAATCCGGCCCGTACTACTCCGCGGCCTACTATAGTCCTTCCGGCCGCAACCGAGGCGAATAATTTCACCGTTAAAATGCATCACATTAACATGATGCCATCTTTTTATGGCAAAGATAAGGAATGCCCGTACACTCATATGCGGGCATTCGAGGAGTTGGTATCCACAATAGTGTCTACGCCCGCTCAGCTTGAGTCCGCAAAGTTAAAACTCTTCCCATTTTCCGTGAAAGACAAAGCCAAGATTTGGTTGAATAACATGAGGGCCCAATCCTTGGCAAATTGGGCGGATTTATCAAAGGCTTTCttcatgaaattttttcccccaCATCTCACAAAGGAACTCatgaatcaaattcaaactttcaaacaaagagagggggaatctttttatcaatattggGAAAGGTACAAGGATTTGCTTAACTCCATCCCACATCATGGCTTACCGATTTTTCAAAGAGTCGAGTATTTATTAAAGGGATGCTTTCCAAGCACTCGACTTCTTATGGATAGCATGTGTGTGGGTGGAGTCATGGCTAAAACCCCTGATGCGGCGTGGGACTATTTTGAGGAGTTAtctgaaaaaactcaaaactgggATTGCTCGGACCCTTCTGACAAGAGCGTGGTTAATCCGGTTCCGAGCAATTCCGGTAAATTTCAATTGAATGAGCAAAATGAGTTAGCTCATAAGGTCGCCCAGCTTTCCCGCCAAATTGAAACTTTACAACTCAACAAAGTTGCTGGGATGGCCTCTGTGGCCAAGGCGGAGGAAATTTGTGTGTTGTGTGAAATTGCAGGTCATGCTACGGGAGATTACCAAATGCTCCCTACCGTTAAGGATATTCTTCAAGGAACCGGGCAAGCGGAGGTCAATGCCGTTAATCAAcggtttgacccttattctcaaactttCAATCTGGGGTGGAAGATGCATCCTAATTTCCGGTGGAGTGATTCTCAACCTCCCGGACCTCCACAAGTTCCACCACCTCAACAACACCAAGCTTTTCGGCCTCCTCAATCTCAAGGAGCGCCGAGATTCTCTCAACATCAACAACCTCCGGGGTTTGCACCTCCCGGACCTCCTCAAGGGCCAAATCAATTTCAACCTCAAAAGCGATCAATGGAGGATATTATGTCATCtttcatgcaaagccaaacGTCCCTCCACGAGCAAACCACTCAAACGCTCGGGGAGATCAAGAATCAAATGGCAAAGTTGACTAATACGGTGGGGATGCTTcaacaagaaaaggggaaacTTCCAACTCAACCCCAAGTGAATCCGCAAGGAAGCAATTATGTGGCGAGCTCTTCGGTGCTTAGTCCCGAGCACGCCAAGTCTATTACAACATTGCGGAGTGGCAAGGAGATTGATAAGGCCATTCCTCCAAAGCCTATCAAGCCAAGGGTTAC contains the following coding sequences:
- the LOC131301247 gene encoding uncharacterized protein LOC131301247 isoform X2, which encodes MSTTMMAMKGSRSTIRQIKKVISTLTVDSLTVSPIQVLLRILPWPMDSIPRPYNDEARPTMYQIVKEMIDKMAYAVKFVRVTKRVHEAYFGS
- the LOC131301247 gene encoding uncharacterized protein LOC131301247 isoform X1; this translates as MSTTMMAMKGSRSTIRQIKKVISTLTVDSLTVSPIQVLLRILPWPMDSIPRPYNDEARPTMYQIVKEMIDKMAYAVSLYLVILVLITIEYFDVSFKRLQFFVSVYCLCR